The nucleotide sequence AAGACTTGTATCAGATCAGCTCATCTGTCTTGTGTCGGCATTTTGGTTCATCCTTAACAAACGTGACCAACAtagaattaaatgctcaaacaacaaaaaaagttatgttaagatgacataaaattcctgtcagacaagggtcatgtgacagatccatttttttttgtgtctggcATATTCAAAACCTTTATGTTACTGTGTTGTACTGAACTAAATGTTTTGAGTGCACtgtgtttaaaaataataataaaataagttttgGAAGCAAACTGGGATTTACACTGTGGGCTTTTCTCATTCCGACAGGCAGTTTATGTGCAAATACAATTCTGTTGCTGTTCCACTCCatgacttaaaggaatacttcaacgcTCAAATGATCATCACCCACTCTGTAATTAATAGGCCTTTACTGttactgtgatttatttattttagagttTTGAATGTGTAATAATTGACCAGTCCAAGCTATATTACTTGTTGTGaaacatcaataaaacacaTGAGGTCATTCtgaatttttattaaaatgcctGGTTTATTATCATATTTGATATCACTTTACAACAAATTGCTATGCTGTGTGaattcaaagaaaagaaaatggtgtTAAATTGCAACCCATCACATTTCATGTACCTTGTTTCATGTACCTCTGTTCTTTGATTTACACTGTATGTTTCTCTGCAGATTTGATTACAAAGATGTGATGGCCTGTAGATAATCATGTGTTTTCAAATAATCTGTTTTACTTCTTGCCACAAAATAAAACCCCATGATGCTTCTGAGTGTGACTGCATGGATAATACCCCATGATGCTTCTGAGTGTGACTGCATGGataatgtgaaaaataattGTCATGAAGTAAACAAATGTGATGAATTACATTAAGCTGAAATGATAAAATGCCCTTTGTCCCTGCTCAGAAAGGGAACATGATCTGTTTCCACTGACAATTTTATCTGAAACACAACACTTAATGTTATTCTTATGGCAGGAAAAGTGTGGCTAATCTGGAGCATCTTTTCTCTGTGAAACAGGAGCCTCATCAGGCCAGTAATCTCTGTTTGCAACAAAATGGCCACAATTCACTGAGATGATGCTttgaacataaataaatgatagaAATTAAAGCTTTAGTTGTTGTGTTGGGCTGAAATGTTTCCTATCACAAACAAAGAAGACTCTTCATATGTGTAATACACATAGGATTTTATGAGACATGAAACCGGGTGATTACCTAGGGACAGTTTATGGTGCTTGTGACTCTTTCTTCCAATGCAGGCCTTTCTACTATTGATCAGACACAATTTAGACTTAAAGACACTGTCTGTATTTGATCATTCACTCACTGAGCAACATGAACAAATGCATTCAAGTGTCCACAAAGCAGGCCTCATTTCAGTCACTCCACAGCCTCTCTACAGTATGCTGGTCTCACAGGAGCCAGGCTGCAGAATCTGAAGACTGACAATGAGTTTAACTGCTTTTCTAAACCAGGAATAAGACAAGGCATGAATCAAGGGGTTAAGACATGAGTTAAAATAGAACAGACATTCCACAGCAGATACAAATAAACTGTTGGCCAGGTTGTCACCTGCAAGAATGACACAGTAATATGGGCAATAACATATTAGAAACACAATTACAAGAACACCAAGAGTCCTGGCTGCTTTCAGCTCCGATTTCTTTAATTTTTGATTCACTGAAAGCTGGagactgacagctgtgatgTGAGAGCGCATGGCACGAGCCTGAGACACAGCCACAACAAATACTCTCATATACAGAACGATGACAACAGTAATGGGACCAATAAAACTTATAAAAAGATCAATAGCTCCTGAAAGATAGTTAATGACAATTACACACTCTCCGTGGCAGGAATTAAAGCTGCCTGGTTGAGTCAGGTCATCCTTTCTAAAATGAAAGCAGTAGAGAGCAGCACCGagccaacacagacacacacagagtttaacgCTTCTCACAGTGATTCTGTTGGTGTAATGCAGAGGGTCACAAATAGCCACATAGCGATCAACTGATATGAGCACCATGTCTCCTACTGAAGAACACATAATTATGAAGCTAGTATAACCACACAGAGTACACGCAATGTCACCAAACAGCCAGCAGGATGTTTTTAGGACAAGTTCACCTGGTATCACCACAAGGCCTGCAAGAAAGTCTGAAAcagccagagagaggaggaggatgttggTGGGTGTATGGAGCTGCCTGGaagtaaagagaaaaacatcatgaacCCAACAGGTTCAGGCTCAGATCTAAAtgacaaaacaactaaaatgtgTATGCAAAATGTTTCTGTCACATCTATAGTTAAGATATGGTTAATTGTAAACAATTGAAATAACTTGTTTGATGTCAATGTGAATAGAGAGCAATGTTAAATATTGGCAGGAGATGGTACATGAAACACATTTGAGTTTTACGGTGCAAAAAATGGTAAAATATTACTTATAATATGATGACACTTTCTGAGGTGCAACATTATTCAGAACTAGCTCaaatacatttcttttaaatctACAGTAACTGCTCCCATTTTTAAGCTACAAAGCATGTAGAGAGAAGCTGAGGAGTTAATCTCTGCCTGAAGTGGGAGACTGCGATGATGACGAGCAGGTTGAGAGTCACGGTAAACACAGAGATAAAGTACATCACAATGATAATGAGCATTGTTTCAGGCAAAGAAGTGGTGGGCTTCCTGCAGGAGGTGTTGAGGAGTTGTGGAAAGCAGAGCTCTGCTCCGTCCTCAACCTCCATCTTCAAAGATCTGCAGAGAGCTGCAGGTCTGGCAGCTTCCTGAACAAACCCAAGTCATATACTGATTTACCTGTCTCACATTCTCATAATTCCtcccctcttttttctctcaacCTCTGTTGGACTCTGATGCCCCTCCTTCCTTGCTCTGCACATTACgccatcatcttcatcacttTCCCTGGAACTCTGCCTCTCTCACTATCTTTTTCTGTTATTCTTTAcctttgtttcctttccttgtCCTACCTCTATGCCCTTTTTAAAGTGATTAAAGCAGTGTTTAGAAAGTCAACAGGACATAGAAAAAACAGCTCACTAATTCATTTTACTGAGGCCACTCCACACAGCAGGGGTACCAGTGCGGAGGGATCTAGTGGGAAAAAATATCTTCGAATTTTCCAGCAAATAGATGAGCCTGACTACTTTTTGAATATATCGGGATGCCAGCAGATTTACGTGCATTAATCCTGCGCAGTGTGGTGCACACACttgtggaggagagggtgagGGATGTTGGTTTACGTAATCAGTGATGGCTTGGATGCTTTGGGGGTCGGAGTTGTCAAGTCCTTAGCTTCTTGCTGGCCCTTCTAATGCCCCTCATGAGGTTAGCCATGGATGAACTGTAGGCTTTACCATCACCTGATCCCTGAAATCAGTGTTGCATCTCTTCAGCAGCAGGCTTACCTCTTAGTACATCCACACTCTTGAGTGGCAAACAGTGCTCTAGTACAGAGTGTGGTCTCTCTGACCCACCTAACTGTTCTAACTGTAGTTACAGTTAGTTACAGTTGGTGGAGCCATGTTGGTAACCTCTGATGCCTTGGCGATATTTGGAATGAGCTGGAGATACCTAATCAAGTTTTCAAAATTGGGAGATCCAGTATCCAAAAGTTCATGTCGGCTGTTTGTTAGGTATGCTAGACTGTTTTGAGTGAACAGACTTCACATAAATAGGTAGATAACTGTTTATGGGCAGAATGTGGAGAGACACTGAGCCCTAAATTGTACATGTAAAGCCATCTTGGTCCATCATCGTACCTCCTGTTCCCCATGACTGCAGCACTCTTTTCTTCCCCAAAGGGCCTCCTTCTGTCGACCTTTCAGTATAGCCCATTGCAAAGCCTGTGGCCAATAGCTCTTT is from Epinephelus moara isolate mb chromosome 7, YSFRI_EMoa_1.0, whole genome shotgun sequence and encodes:
- the LOC126393135 gene encoding trace amine-associated receptor 3-like, with translation MEVEDGAELCFPQLLNTSCRKPTTSLPETMLIIIVMYFISVFTVTLNLLVIIAVSHFRQLHTPTNILLLSLAVSDFLAGLVVIPGELVLKTSCWLFGDIACTLCGYTSFIIMCSSVGDMVLISVDRYVAICDPLHYTNRITVRSVKLCVCLCWLGAALYCFHFRKDDLTQPGSFNSCHGECVIVINYLSGAIDLFISFIGPITVVIVLYMRVFVVAVSQARAMRSHITAVSLQLSVNQKLKKSELKAARTLGVLVIVFLICYCPYYCVILAGDNLANSLFVSAVECLFYFNSCLNPLIHALSYSWFRKAVKLIVSLQILQPGSCETSIL